In one window of Solanum pennellii chromosome 2, SPENNV200 DNA:
- the LOC107011206 gene encoding transcription factor ILR3-like, producing the protein MAETEEDGSNWLIELGLMEDLPSLEPNAQWPSNAFSLPNNLSSGLEDSYGNSDSLKECGSKKRVRSGACASDSKAHREKMRRDKLNDRFQELSSILEPGKQPKMDKSVILGDAVRMVVQLRDEAQKLKESNNNLQEKVIELKAEKNELRDEKQKLKAEKDKLEQHLKAMNTQPGFLPHPPAMPSPFSAPHQVFASKMMPYLGYPGIPMWQFVPPAAVDTSEDHSLRPPVA; encoded by the exons ATGGCGGAAACAGAGGAAGACGGATCAAATTGGCTCATAGAATTAGGGTTAATGGAAGACCTTCCTTCTCTTGAACCCAATGCTCAATGGCCCTCCAACGCTTTTTCCCTTCCAAATAATCTCAG TTCTGGATTAGAAGATTCCTATGGCAACTCAGATAGTTTGAAGGAATGCGGCTCCAAAAAGag GGTGAGATCTGGAGCATGTGCATCTGATTCAAAAGCACATAGGGAGAAAATGCGCAGGGACAAGCTGAATGACAG GTTTCAAGAATTAAGTTCTATTCTGGAACCAGGAAAGCAGCCAAAAATGGATAAATCTGTTATCCTAGGTGATGCAGTTCGTATGGTGGTGCAGTTGAGAGATGAAGCTCAGAAGCTGAAAGAGTCGAACAACAACTTGCAGGAGAAAGTTATTGAATTGAAG GCTGAGAAAAATGAACTCCGAGATGAGAAACAAAAGCTAAAAGCAGAGAAAGACAAACTCGAGCAGCATCTGAAGGCCATGAACACTCAACCTGGATTTCTACCACACCCTCCTGCAATGCCTTCCCCTTTCTCAGCCCCACATCAAGTCTTTGCAAGCAAAATGATGCCTTATCTTGGCTACCCTGGAATCCCTATGTGGCAGTTTGTGCCTCCTGCTGCAGTTGATACCTCAGAAGATCATTCTCTCCGTCCTCCAGTTGCTTAA